The proteins below come from a single Gimesia alba genomic window:
- a CDS encoding DUF1549 domain-containing protein, which translates to MLKRGQSSLFRPYQWIVFITLICLFLPTTLAAAPRKNAKKKAPPLNLPPLKTQEQKMQLLGYIRSTMPTRRIARSVSFSSADLDQALEQELGPTSQAALAKTIDDETFIRRVYLDLTGTLPTPQKIDSFLASQQRGKRAALIDELLETKEYARKWARYWSSVIFYDSVANKNRVSPQALEDWLAEQFSKGAPWDYITVMLISATPQRNKAVRNDFGQKYGPNNFVLACENKSTELASQTARIFMGISIKCAECHDHPFDNWKREQFHELAAFFHPYTYKMPDADDPTVKTVVKPRFLLGEKPHEKMKSDARRVSIAAYLAYNPQNYWFARAYVNRIWSELIGDGFYDVDSLGPDSDVIHKPVVNRIAANFRYKNFDPKWVFRLIMNSKIYQREMRTMSSTSELFTAVRPSRLRPDVVASAVEKLAGYDKKLHQEIMQVFDMNPSLPQGALEGSIQQALLLMNSATLQSRLSQSELKQQLVKINSNEDLVQKLYLNVLARHATEQEIQRNSEYLNESENREEAIEDLVWVLINSTEFRTKR; encoded by the coding sequence AGAAGATGCAGCTACTGGGATATATCCGGTCAACGATGCCGACACGTCGAATTGCCCGTAGCGTCAGCTTCAGCTCCGCCGACCTGGATCAGGCTCTGGAACAGGAACTAGGTCCAACGTCGCAGGCAGCCCTCGCAAAAACAATTGATGACGAAACTTTTATTCGACGCGTCTATCTCGATCTGACAGGGACACTACCCACACCACAAAAAATCGATTCATTTCTTGCCAGTCAACAGAGAGGCAAACGAGCCGCGTTGATTGACGAATTGCTGGAAACCAAAGAGTACGCGCGCAAATGGGCTCGGTACTGGTCCTCGGTCATTTTTTACGATAGTGTCGCCAACAAAAACCGAGTCAGTCCACAGGCACTGGAGGACTGGCTGGCAGAGCAATTCAGCAAAGGAGCTCCTTGGGATTACATTACCGTAATGCTGATTTCGGCGACTCCCCAGCGCAACAAAGCGGTCCGAAACGACTTTGGCCAGAAATACGGGCCGAACAATTTTGTGCTGGCATGCGAAAATAAATCGACTGAACTCGCGTCTCAGACGGCTCGTATCTTTATGGGTATCAGCATCAAATGCGCCGAATGCCACGACCATCCGTTTGATAACTGGAAACGCGAGCAATTTCATGAACTCGCCGCCTTTTTCCATCCCTACACCTACAAAATGCCTGACGCAGATGACCCAACAGTCAAAACGGTAGTCAAACCCCGCTTTCTGCTGGGAGAAAAACCACACGAGAAAATGAAATCCGACGCCCGGCGAGTTTCCATAGCCGCCTACCTGGCATACAACCCGCAAAATTACTGGTTTGCTCGCGCCTATGTGAACCGCATCTGGAGCGAACTGATTGGCGACGGATTCTATGATGTCGACAGCCTGGGGCCTGACAGCGATGTGATTCACAAGCCGGTCGTCAACCGGATCGCCGCCAATTTCCGCTATAAAAACTTTGATCCCAAGTGGGTCTTTCGATTGATTATGAACTCAAAAATCTATCAGCGAGAAATGCGGACCATGTCTTCGACATCAGAACTGTTTACCGCAGTCCGACCTTCCCGATTGCGCCCGGATGTTGTCGCATCTGCGGTTGAAAAATTAGCAGGATATGACAAAAAACTACACCAGGAAATTATGCAGGTCTTCGATATGAACCCCTCTCTGCCTCAAGGGGCGTTAGAAGGATCAATCCAACAGGCGCTGCTGCTGATGAACAGCGCCACCCTGCAGTCCAGACTCTCTCAAAGTGAACTCAAACAACAACTCGTTAAGATCAACTCAAACGAAGATTTGGTACAGAAACTGTATCTGAACGTGCTGGCCAGACATGCAACTGAGCAGGAAATACAACGGAATAGCGAATATTTGAACGAGTCAGAAAACCGCGAAGAGGCCATCGAAGACCTAGTCTGGGTCCTTATCAATTCCACAGAGTTTCGAACAAAACGCTAG
- a CDS encoding DUF1501 domain-containing protein codes for MQADALLHLNLNRRGGISRRKFLQSASLGISGSALLSQFRLNAAELKKEGRSCILVWLAGAPSQMETWDPKPGTPNGGETKKIATQTPGIEIAHYWPKIASVMNDIAVIRSMTGKEAAHERGTYHLHTGHRMLGIEKFPHFGSVVAKEIGDPQSDIPNFVSIGQTLSSGFLGVQVAPFIIDRPGQLPDNVFNDTPTSRQQRRLALLSQQESDFADAGAAALVKEQSKLYQKANLMMLSPRLKAFQFDDEPTAMKEAYGKSQLGQGLLVARRLVEVGVPFVEVRSGGWDMHNNVFKGMERRAPEVDQGLSQLLIDLKQRGLLDKTLVLCMGEFGRTPKINARPPVPGRDHWVKNFNLLMAGAGIKGGQVIGKTDENGQEIVDSPVEVDDLFRSMCHAMKINADMELHTPIGRPVKLVESGTVINGLFR; via the coding sequence ATGCAGGCAGATGCGCTCTTACATCTGAATTTGAACCGTCGCGGCGGGATCTCCCGAAGAAAATTTTTACAGTCTGCTTCGCTGGGAATCTCCGGCTCTGCACTGTTAAGCCAGTTCCGCTTAAACGCAGCCGAACTGAAAAAGGAAGGCCGCTCCTGTATCCTGGTCTGGCTGGCTGGTGCACCGAGCCAGATGGAAACCTGGGACCCCAAACCGGGGACGCCCAATGGGGGCGAAACAAAAAAAATTGCAACCCAGACACCGGGAATTGAAATTGCTCATTATTGGCCCAAGATCGCTTCTGTCATGAACGACATTGCCGTCATTCGTTCCATGACCGGCAAAGAAGCCGCCCACGAACGCGGCACCTACCACCTGCATACCGGTCACCGCATGCTGGGGATTGAAAAGTTCCCCCATTTCGGTTCGGTCGTCGCCAAAGAGATCGGTGACCCCCAATCGGATATCCCCAACTTTGTCAGCATCGGCCAGACACTGAGCTCGGGCTTTCTGGGAGTTCAGGTAGCACCGTTTATTATCGATCGCCCCGGTCAGCTACCGGATAATGTTTTTAATGACACACCCACCTCACGGCAGCAACGCAGACTCGCGTTATTAAGCCAACAGGAAAGTGACTTTGCTGACGCCGGTGCTGCAGCTCTCGTCAAAGAGCAAAGCAAGCTGTATCAGAAAGCGAACCTGATGATGCTGTCACCCCGCCTGAAAGCATTTCAATTCGATGACGAACCGACGGCCATGAAAGAGGCCTACGGGAAATCGCAACTCGGACAGGGACTGCTGGTAGCACGCAGGCTCGTGGAAGTAGGCGTCCCCTTTGTTGAAGTGCGCAGCGGAGGCTGGGACATGCACAACAACGTCTTTAAAGGAATGGAACGACGTGCTCCTGAAGTCGATCAAGGCTTATCTCAGTTGTTGATCGATCTGAAACAGCGTGGCTTGCTGGATAAAACGCTGGTGCTCTGTATGGGTGAATTCGGACGCACTCCTAAAATCAATGCTCGTCCCCCTGTTCCCGGACGTGACCATTGGGTCAAAAACTTCAACCTTCTGATGGCAGGAGCAGGCATCAAAGGGGGACAAGTCATCGGCAAAACGGATGAAAACGGTCAGGAAATCGTCGATTCCCCGGTCGAAGTGGATGATCTCTTCCGATCCATGTGCCATGCCATGAAAATCAACGCTGACATGGAATTACACACCCCCATCGGACGTCCCGTTAAGCTGGTCGAAAGCGGCACCGTAATTAACGGCCTCTTCCGCTGA
- a CDS encoding zinc ribbon domain-containing protein: protein MTSIAVPCPQCKKKLKLRDKSLLGKKARCPNCKHAFVLKLPVSSPTVPETAPEQIQIEPASPAESQQNEEVKIELAQPATPVVGTSAKWVPDEPVDLPQPTAFTPPVEKPGAFPQIDTSAGSSKSVETSAPVINTDAPGPVVPKIDLESTEHAGVARLRELRRKNAKRRNVSILIGLTLILVIGVGAYFAWPRVEQTLTTKPPTPAATKGAPAKPVLPPTLVSQTQEKIPSPTSGEPVRLLYVPAGTRVLFHLRPAELWAPGSQGEEFRACLGPIGIWAEQKIKEICLRDPSQIKELTLCLMLGSPGAPPEYAVVVRPTEPVKRSELITQFDGQRLDGYNFPVYSGDKHSYMIVDENLYVIGPPGEDRATEMAEAREYESSTSPGIESILKQTDRDRHLTIVFDPDEVRRQQDVLIPEKAHPFLNQLLDWIGDDVETVAWSMHLGQDDFYSEMTFRNTTMIRPPKLASNLKERLDQLPHEMLTGVEKMNPGTVGSRKVIGRFPAMLKAFSMANQQQSGERYAQLTSTLPERAAPNLALASLLTWDESTRTDFSAKAKPKPSAGPKLPDKVVDRLKKKIDVDFRRMPLQEVFAYIADETKTNIILEGEALKLVGYTKNMPQTMNMGMVSGLDTIQAIFNVKDQGQMCLVIDEAKKTATITSKPYAKQNNLKQFEFPPKK, encoded by the coding sequence ATGACAAGCATTGCTGTCCCTTGTCCACAATGTAAAAAAAAGCTCAAACTCCGGGATAAAAGTCTGCTCGGCAAGAAAGCGCGCTGCCCCAACTGCAAACATGCATTCGTCCTAAAACTTCCGGTCAGTTCCCCTACGGTCCCGGAAACTGCACCTGAACAAATTCAAATCGAGCCTGCGTCTCCTGCAGAGTCTCAGCAAAACGAAGAAGTCAAAATCGAGTTAGCACAACCTGCCACACCAGTCGTCGGGACCTCTGCCAAGTGGGTTCCCGATGAACCAGTGGATTTGCCTCAACCCACAGCTTTCACGCCTCCCGTTGAGAAACCAGGTGCGTTCCCACAAATTGATACTTCAGCGGGCAGTTCAAAATCAGTAGAAACATCGGCTCCCGTTATTAACACAGATGCCCCCGGCCCTGTCGTACCTAAAATTGACTTAGAATCAACAGAGCATGCGGGTGTGGCCCGTCTCCGTGAACTGCGGCGAAAAAATGCCAAACGGCGTAATGTGTCGATACTCATCGGTCTGACATTGATCCTTGTGATCGGCGTCGGTGCTTATTTTGCCTGGCCTCGGGTCGAACAAACTCTTACAACCAAACCACCGACTCCCGCGGCTACGAAAGGTGCGCCTGCAAAACCAGTACTGCCTCCCACTCTGGTCAGCCAGACTCAGGAAAAAATTCCCAGCCCTACATCGGGAGAACCAGTGCGGCTGTTATACGTCCCCGCTGGTACGCGGGTTTTGTTTCACTTACGTCCCGCCGAACTCTGGGCTCCTGGTTCTCAAGGCGAGGAATTTCGCGCCTGCCTGGGTCCGATTGGAATCTGGGCCGAGCAGAAGATCAAAGAAATCTGTCTCCGCGACCCTTCGCAAATCAAAGAGCTCACCCTCTGCCTGATGCTGGGAAGTCCCGGTGCACCGCCGGAATATGCAGTCGTCGTTCGTCCAACCGAACCAGTGAAACGCTCAGAACTAATCACTCAATTCGATGGACAACGGCTGGATGGTTATAATTTCCCCGTTTATTCCGGTGACAAACATTCCTACATGATCGTGGATGAAAATCTCTACGTCATTGGCCCACCGGGAGAAGATCGCGCGACAGAAATGGCGGAAGCACGCGAGTACGAAAGCAGTACATCGCCCGGCATCGAATCGATTCTGAAGCAGACCGACCGCGACCGGCACCTGACCATCGTCTTCGATCCTGATGAAGTGCGCCGTCAGCAGGATGTGCTGATTCCAGAAAAAGCACATCCCTTTTTAAACCAGCTGCTGGACTGGATTGGTGATGACGTCGAAACAGTTGCCTGGAGTATGCATCTGGGGCAAGATGATTTTTATTCCGAAATGACATTCCGCAATACCACAATGATTCGCCCTCCCAAACTAGCTTCCAATTTAAAGGAACGACTGGATCAACTTCCACACGAAATGCTGACTGGGGTTGAGAAAATGAATCCGGGAACCGTAGGCAGTCGAAAAGTCATTGGCCGATTCCCTGCGATGCTCAAAGCGTTCAGCATGGCCAACCAGCAGCAGTCAGGAGAACGCTACGCCCAATTAACCAGTACATTGCCGGAGCGTGCGGCACCCAACCTGGCGCTAGCCAGCTTACTCACTTGGGATGAATCAACGCGAACCGATTTTTCCGCCAAAGCAAAACCCAAGCCTTCTGCTGGTCCCAAGTTGCCTGATAAGGTGGTCGATCGTCTGAAGAAAAAGATTGACGTTGATTTTCGTCGTATGCCGCTCCAGGAAGTATTTGCTTATATCGCTGATGAAACCAAAACCAATATCATCCTCGAAGGGGAAGCCCTCAAACTGGTAGGATATACCAAAAACATGCCGCAGACGATGAACATGGGCATGGTTTCCGGACTGGATACGATTCAAGCCATTTTCAACGTCAAAGATCAGGGGCAAATGTGTCTGGTCATTGATGAAGCTAAGAAAACAGCAACAATCACCAGCAAACCTTATGCAAAGCAAAATAATTTGAAACAATTTGAGTTTCCGCCCAAAAAATAA
- a CDS encoding (2Fe-2S)-binding protein has translation MKLDDKVCYCFHISKRKIINHLRIHRPRRASQLSECGGAGTGCGWCVPYLKRYFSEFEKIGVSDSGESAKTEDETISAEEYARQRDKYIQSGKGTPPA, from the coding sequence GTGAAACTCGACGATAAAGTGTGTTACTGTTTTCATATCAGTAAGCGGAAAATCATCAATCATCTTCGCATTCATCGCCCAAGGCGCGCCAGCCAGCTGAGTGAATGTGGTGGGGCCGGCACTGGTTGCGGGTGGTGTGTGCCTTACTTAAAGCGATACTTCTCTGAGTTCGAGAAAATCGGCGTTTCCGATTCGGGCGAGTCAGCAAAAACAGAAGACGAGACCATCTCCGCCGAAGAATATGCCCGGCAGCGAGACAAGTACATTCAAAGTGGCAAAGGGACTCCGCCTGCTTGA
- a CDS encoding ABC transporter ATP-binding protein, with product MPAPDADALQPHPPGESPILLSLKSISKTYITGDVSVPVLHHVDLDIYDGEFLVIVGPSGSGKSTLLNIVGGIDLPTEGSVFFQNQNISQFNEQQLTRYRRENIGFVFQFYNLVPTLTARENVIVAADISDSPMSPEDALELVGLSSRVDHFPSQLSGGEQQRVAIARALVKNPELLLCDEPTGALDLTTGRMILEVLGNLNRELGKTVVIITHNSAIGQMAQRIVRIGSGTIAETQANPHPIAAQQVTW from the coding sequence ATGCCTGCTCCCGATGCTGACGCACTTCAACCTCATCCCCCCGGCGAGAGCCCTATCCTGCTGTCTCTGAAATCCATTTCGAAAACATACATCACCGGAGATGTTTCCGTCCCTGTGCTGCATCACGTTGATCTGGATATTTATGATGGTGAGTTCCTGGTCATCGTAGGCCCGTCCGGGTCGGGAAAAAGCACCCTGCTGAATATCGTGGGCGGAATTGATCTGCCGACGGAAGGCAGCGTCTTTTTTCAAAATCAGAATATATCGCAATTCAACGAACAGCAACTCACCCGCTACCGTCGCGAGAATATCGGCTTTGTGTTTCAGTTTTATAATCTGGTCCCCACGCTCACTGCCCGCGAAAACGTGATCGTCGCTGCGGATATCAGTGATTCCCCGATGTCACCTGAAGATGCGTTAGAGCTCGTCGGCCTGTCATCGCGAGTCGACCATTTTCCTTCCCAGCTTTCGGGCGGTGAACAACAGCGGGTTGCCATCGCCCGCGCACTGGTGAAAAACCCGGAACTGCTCCTCTGTGATGAACCGACTGGCGCCCTCGACTTAACGACCGGTCGTATGATTCTGGAAGTGCTGGGAAATCTGAATCGGGAACTGGGAAAAACAGTGGTCATCATTACGCATAATTCCGCCATTGGACAAATGGCACAGAGAATTGTGCGGATTGGTTCCGGCACGATTGCTGAAACGCAAGCCAACCCGCACCCCATCGCCGCACAACAGGTGACCTGGTAA
- a CDS encoding ABC transporter permease, with protein MKVLHRKLVRELFAAKGVLAAIISIIAVGIGCFIAMSSTYDNLEYSRQNYYRLCHMADFSVELKKVPIGDLATLTEVPGVINIFPRITFEVTASLEGVEKPLSGKVVSLPAHENAPINSIVIKQGSYFTDQRQEEVIVNDAFARAHNLRPGDHIQLILNNRLQDLLIVGTAISSEFVYLIGPGGLVPEPESYGVFYLKHKYAEDVFGFEGAANQILGQLAPEFQSANRVRQVLDQLELNLDDFGVFSTTPLEQQSSHWFLKSEIDGLKVSATILPTIFLIVAALALNLLMSRMAEQQRTVVGTFKALGYSNQEMFLHFIQFGLLIGIAGGLFGTLIGYSLAGAMTAQYRNFFEFPSLTNQMYPRVIILGMLISVFFAVLGTFRGVRSVVRLSPAEAMRPKPPLRARRILLEKIQAFWNALDFRWQLVLRDIFRNRTRTLGGLLSATVGAMLLLVTFSMYDSAFALLNFQYDKLLLSDIDIGFKDDHDYSAFYESQQIPGVDYAEPLFQVGCTLKNGIHEKKVGITGILSDARLTIPRDTAGNRVEVPQTGILVTRKLADILQIQAGDSIKMIPVSGDRIPRQVPVMKIIDSYLGLTVYADFQYLNRLMGESSSLTSVQLKTNPRPVITRQIYRELKQVPAIQSVNSIRDQKDKLQEVLVEQMVVMIVVVIIFSCLIFFGSILNASLISLSERQQEISTLRVLGYTPSEVGSIFLRESFCVNLPGILLGLPAGYWASKGINIAYDTELFRMPFTIGTMSWVYTVLLGILFTLISHWPVQKAIQKMDWLTALNVKE; from the coding sequence ATGAAAGTTCTGCACCGAAAATTAGTGCGTGAGCTGTTCGCCGCCAAAGGGGTTCTGGCAGCCATCATCAGCATCATTGCCGTTGGCATCGGTTGTTTCATTGCCATGTCATCAACTTACGACAACCTGGAATACTCGCGGCAAAACTACTATCGGCTGTGCCATATGGCTGATTTTTCGGTTGAACTCAAAAAAGTCCCCATTGGTGATCTCGCCACACTCACTGAAGTTCCCGGCGTGATTAATATTTTCCCCAGGATCACATTCGAAGTGACCGCGTCGCTGGAGGGTGTTGAAAAACCGCTTTCCGGAAAAGTGGTTTCTCTGCCCGCGCATGAAAATGCTCCGATCAACAGCATCGTTATTAAACAGGGAAGCTACTTTACCGATCAGAGGCAGGAGGAGGTAATCGTGAACGATGCCTTCGCGCGCGCTCACAACCTCCGTCCCGGCGATCATATTCAGTTAATCCTGAACAATCGCCTGCAGGATCTCCTGATCGTCGGCACCGCCATCAGTTCGGAGTTCGTCTATCTGATCGGCCCGGGAGGCCTCGTACCGGAACCGGAAAGCTACGGGGTGTTTTATCTGAAACACAAGTACGCGGAAGACGTCTTTGGCTTCGAAGGAGCCGCCAATCAAATCCTGGGACAGCTGGCACCCGAATTTCAAAGCGCAAATCGGGTGCGACAGGTACTCGATCAACTCGAACTCAACCTCGACGATTTTGGCGTATTTTCCACCACACCACTGGAACAACAATCTTCGCACTGGTTCTTAAAAAGTGAAATCGACGGACTGAAAGTCAGTGCCACGATTCTACCCACCATCTTTCTGATCGTCGCTGCGCTCGCTCTCAACCTGCTCATGTCGCGGATGGCTGAACAACAACGAACGGTCGTCGGAACCTTCAAGGCACTCGGTTATTCAAACCAGGAAATGTTCTTACATTTCATTCAATTCGGCCTTTTGATCGGCATCGCAGGGGGGCTCTTTGGAACGCTCATCGGTTATTCGCTGGCCGGAGCAATGACAGCACAATACCGTAATTTCTTCGAATTTCCCTCTCTCACAAACCAGATGTACCCGCGCGTCATCATTCTGGGAATGTTGATCAGTGTATTTTTTGCTGTATTAGGAACGTTTCGCGGCGTACGCTCGGTCGTGCGTCTATCACCGGCTGAAGCCATGCGTCCCAAACCGCCACTGCGTGCCAGGCGGATTCTGCTGGAAAAAATCCAGGCATTCTGGAATGCACTCGATTTCCGCTGGCAACTGGTTCTACGGGACATTTTTCGTAATCGGACGCGCACATTGGGAGGACTTCTCTCCGCCACCGTCGGCGCGATGCTGCTTTTGGTGACCTTCTCCATGTATGACAGCGCCTTTGCGCTGCTCAATTTTCAATATGATAAGTTGCTTTTAAGCGATATCGATATCGGCTTCAAAGACGACCATGATTATTCTGCCTTTTACGAATCGCAGCAGATCCCGGGCGTAGATTATGCGGAGCCGCTGTTTCAGGTCGGTTGCACCTTGAAAAATGGAATTCACGAAAAGAAGGTCGGCATTACGGGCATTCTCAGCGATGCGCGGCTGACGATTCCCCGCGATACCGCCGGAAACCGCGTGGAAGTGCCTCAGACCGGTATTCTCGTAACGCGCAAACTGGCCGACATTCTGCAGATTCAGGCGGGCGACTCGATCAAAATGATTCCGGTTTCTGGAGACCGTATCCCCAGACAGGTCCCGGTGATGAAAATCATTGATAGTTACCTGGGATTAACCGTGTATGCCGACTTTCAATATCTGAATCGGTTGATGGGCGAGTCAAGTTCGCTCACCAGCGTTCAGCTCAAAACGAATCCCCGCCCGGTCATCACGCGGCAAATTTACCGAGAGCTCAAACAGGTTCCTGCAATTCAATCCGTCAATTCAATTCGAGATCAGAAAGACAAGTTGCAGGAAGTCCTCGTTGAACAGATGGTTGTGATGATCGTTGTCGTCATCATCTTTTCCTGCCTGATATTTTTCGGCAGCATTTTGAATGCTTCGCTAATTTCACTCTCTGAGCGGCAACAGGAAATCTCCACACTTCGCGTATTGGGTTATACTCCGTCTGAAGTCGGTTCGATCTTTCTGAGAGAAAGTTTCTGCGTCAATCTGCCGGGGATCCTGCTCGGATTACCAGCCGGTTACTGGGCATCAAAGGGCATCAATATCGCCTATGATACCGAGTTATTTCGCATGCCTTTCACCATTGGAACGATGAGCTGGGTCTACACCGTTCTATTGGGAATATTATTTACACTGATTTCACATTGGCCGGTGCAAAAAGCCATCCAGAAGATGGACTGGCTAACGGCATTAAATGTAAAGGAATAA
- a CDS encoding efflux RND transporter periplasmic adaptor subunit: protein MSRKSIIIMVILFCGLGVAYFLSGTSLPVDVTVAETGEVKAFVEERAKTTLPRIYRIAMPLNGRILPITVNEDQKVTKGQVVAQMDTSDLDAEVAKAKYRVEQFAKKIIEQADNRLEDNSLDQFDEFLKSMDLTVEAASKQQEASKAKWEFARSEFDRKYQLSKRNAISESELNEADLFKKQSEIDYQKDILTWRSLQAVQSAMQIGKISILKYKEKKVLSEAVLKEEQKEAMSQFDQLQRDRKRAIMHSPIDGTILTRNFENERTLPAGEILLEIGQLEDLEVEVDVLSQYVGNIRIGSPVDIEGPAIGNQIVHGKVKRIYPKGFTKISSLGVEQQRVKVIIGFENNIWKELQKQKRNLGTDFRVRVKIYTEIKENVVKVPRSTLFRNGSGQWQAFLVRNKKTVLVDVEPGVMNDFEAEIQTGIKAGDQLIVAPSMNLTPGQSVEAHVIKNL from the coding sequence ATGTCCCGAAAATCCATTATCATCATGGTGATCTTGTTTTGCGGATTGGGAGTCGCCTACTTCCTCTCGGGCACGTCGCTCCCCGTCGACGTGACGGTTGCAGAGACCGGCGAGGTCAAAGCCTTTGTGGAAGAACGTGCGAAAACGACACTACCTCGCATCTATCGCATTGCAATGCCTTTGAATGGCCGTATCTTGCCGATCACTGTTAATGAAGATCAGAAAGTTACCAAAGGACAAGTCGTGGCTCAGATGGATACGTCCGATCTGGATGCAGAGGTCGCCAAAGCCAAGTACCGGGTCGAACAGTTTGCAAAAAAAATCATTGAGCAAGCAGACAACCGTCTGGAAGATAACTCCCTGGACCAGTTTGACGAGTTTCTAAAATCGATGGACCTGACAGTGGAAGCCGCCAGTAAGCAGCAGGAAGCCAGTAAAGCCAAATGGGAGTTTGCCCGCTCAGAGTTCGATCGCAAGTATCAACTCTCCAAGCGGAATGCAATTTCGGAAAGCGAACTCAATGAAGCAGATCTGTTTAAGAAACAAAGCGAAATTGATTACCAGAAAGACATTTTGACCTGGCGGTCTCTGCAGGCAGTTCAGAGTGCGATGCAGATCGGGAAAATTTCGATTCTGAAATACAAAGAGAAAAAAGTACTTTCCGAAGCGGTGTTAAAGGAAGAACAGAAAGAGGCGATGTCTCAATTTGACCAACTGCAGCGTGACCGCAAGCGGGCCATAATGCACAGCCCAATCGACGGGACGATCTTAACCAGAAACTTTGAAAATGAACGGACGCTGCCGGCCGGCGAAATATTACTGGAAATCGGCCAACTGGAAGACCTCGAAGTAGAAGTTGATGTGCTGTCTCAATATGTGGGCAATATTCGGATTGGTTCGCCTGTTGACATTGAAGGACCCGCGATTGGAAACCAGATTGTGCACGGAAAAGTCAAACGCATCTATCCCAAGGGGTTCACCAAAATCTCGTCTCTCGGCGTCGAACAGCAACGAGTTAAAGTGATTATCGGCTTCGAAAACAATATCTGGAAAGAGTTGCAAAAGCAGAAACGGAACCTGGGAACGGATTTTCGTGTGCGGGTCAAAATCTATACCGAGATTAAAGAAAACGTCGTCAAGGTTCCCCGGTCAACACTGTTTCGCAACGGCTCCGGTCAATGGCAGGCCTTTCTCGTAAGAAATAAGAAAACCGTTCTGGTGGACGTGGAACCGGGGGTAATGAACGATTTTGAAGCCGAAATCCAAACGGGAATCAAAGCGGGAGATCAACTGATTGTTGCGCCCAGCATGAACCTTACGCCGGGACAATCCGTTGAAGCTCACGTCATCAAAAATCTTTGA
- a CDS encoding Hsp20/alpha crystallin family protein: MSTAENNQTDPEPVHVSTEEEASEQPQAEQSSQSETSGSGAQKSIDRLRTEFDKLLGIAVEQGERALDKLGLFGNEAVWIPRVDLLEQEDQVQVYLDLPGVTAEEINITLAGNMLTVTGTRSTGITTTAGQTVRMSERPSGEFRRSVPMPVAVDPDKVTASVQNGILSVVLEKSSTEKPRQIPINSASGAGFSS, encoded by the coding sequence ATGTCAACAGCGGAAAATAATCAAACTGATCCTGAACCCGTTCATGTTTCAACGGAAGAAGAAGCCAGCGAACAACCCCAGGCTGAACAAAGTAGTCAAAGCGAAACTTCGGGTTCGGGGGCACAGAAATCGATCGATCGATTACGAACGGAATTCGATAAGCTATTAGGCATTGCCGTTGAGCAGGGCGAGCGTGCGTTGGACAAACTGGGCCTGTTTGGGAATGAAGCGGTTTGGATACCACGAGTCGATTTACTGGAACAGGAAGATCAGGTTCAGGTTTATCTTGATTTGCCCGGCGTCACTGCTGAGGAGATTAATATTACCCTGGCCGGAAATATGCTGACGGTAACCGGCACGCGCAGTACCGGAATAACAACCACTGCCGGTCAGACCGTGCGGATGAGTGAGCGACCTTCCGGCGAATTCCGCCGTTCGGTTCCCATGCCGGTCGCCGTCGATCCCGATAAGGTCACCGCATCGGTGCAGAACGGAATTCTGAGTGTTGTGCTGGAAAAATCATCTACAGAGAAGCCACGCCAGATTCCGATTAACAGTGCATCCGGAGCCGGCTTTTCATCCTAG
- the nqrM gene encoding (Na+)-NQR maturation NqrM: MMTTVLFALGIFVLAFAGMAVGVIFSNRCIKGSCGGLSNLEGVDGCSQCGGCSVSEQKQKNDQVAAANSCAAEDEE, encoded by the coding sequence ATGATGACAACCGTCTTGTTCGCTCTCGGTATTTTTGTCCTCGCTTTTGCAGGAATGGCCGTCGGAGTGATCTTCAGTAATCGCTGTATCAAAGGTTCCTGTGGCGGCCTCTCGAACTTGGAAGGCGTTGATGGCTGCTCACAATGTGGTGGCTGTTCCGTTTCCGAGCAGAAACAAAAAAACGATCAGGTAGCCGCTGCCAATTCCTGTGCTGCTGAAGATGAAGAGTAA